The DNA window CGTAAAGGCCAACTTACCTTCCATTTTTCAAGATCATCCTGCTTCGTCTTGTACTGCTTCACTAAATCTTCCAACACCTTGCGGAGTCCTTCTTGGTTAGTCTTGAGGGCTGGGACCACGTCTTTGACTGTCCTCTCGACGAGTACTCCATTGATGAGACGGAAACACTTCCTATCTTCAGAAAGGGGTTCTAGGGTCTCCAAGACGAGCCTGCTCAAGATTTAGTTAGTTAAATATAACAAAAACATGATGAGATTCTGTAAAGCAATATGACAAGAGATGGGTTTGGCCACACCGACGTCATGCTTTCTTAGACTTGAAGGTGAAATTGACGACAGTGACTGAGATCGGGGTGCCTACTTGtgctcttcagcttcttgcTCGATATCGCCAATTCTCTGGGCTATTTGCTGAAGAGTGTTCTTGTAGTTGGAATAGGTGACTTGAAGATCTGAGATTTTGAATAGACAGTGAGCAACAAGTTACTGAGAGGTTGTGAGGGGGCGGGGTAAAGGCCAACCTTGCTGCTTCTTAGCAGGCACTTGACCTGCAGCTGCTGTAGACATATTGAGAAGAGTCGTGGGTTTCAGCTCTTCCGATGCTTCTTTTTGTTTTAGATGAAGATATCAAAAAGTTGTTCACTACTATCAAATGAAGTAAGCGAGTAAATGCCCCTCCAAAAGCTTGCCCGGCCGTGCTGGAACCTCTCACCTGGTCCGTGCACGCCGCCCCAATCTTCAATCTTCCCATCAACTTGTGGCGATCCTCGGATTTCTTTCAGGGTCCTTCTACATAATAACTCTGACAAATAAGTCATCTCGAAATAAGCATGCATCCTCATCTCCATACAAAGAACGCCCTAGGTAAAGCGAAACTCGATAGTTTATAATTCTCTCTGCCTTTTACTAATTGTCAATTGCAGCGTGCGAAGAGGTCATCGCCGCCCTCGAGCAGTGCCATGCCCAGGGCTTCATGCACAAGGCTGTTGGAAGCTGCAATACTGCCAAGGAAAGGGTCAACGAATGTCTAAAGATTGAGAGATCCAAGATGCAGGCCGAGAACCGCAATGCCGCTCGCGCAAAGCgtgacaagatcaaggagcAACAGCGTGAGTTGGGACTGTAAATGAGAGACACGACGAAACCTCACGACACGAAGCCGACGATTCCGAATTCGATGATAGTGGGTTAACGGTCGATTCTATTCAATATGTGCTATGAAAAACACATGGGTTGGCGTTACGGATGATCGATTCACAAGGCGGGCGTATGGATTCCATAATCGAACTGTACCTATAATCGACGATATACAAGTATTAATTATCATGATGCGATCCGTTCAGCCACCATATGGCCCCCGTCATCGCTTATAAGGCTTCAAAGGTCATTTCGAAGACTCGTTAGATTACTGTTACGGAAAAGTTTTCGAGTCAGACTAACCACGGGAACTTGATGATACACGCCCTTCGATTGCTTTCAGCTAGGGCGTCACTCAAGACAATCACGTCAGGGATATGACATAGCTCAACCGACAATAACTCTACATCAAGCTCTTTCATATTGGCACTTGGCCTAATACTATTGGAAGTTTTTGTGATACTTGTTGTCAAGACGCAATGTCTTGTGGTTGGGGCTGGGTTATCGTAGGAATCTTCTCTATGCGGCTGGCCTTTCTGCGCGAGAGATTCTCTTTTTGCCTAAGGGTTGGGCTCGCAGTAAGTGACTTACTGGGGAAATAATAGTTGTCAAAATCTAATAGCAGTCTATTGGTTCGGGTCGGCCTATTATTGCTTCCTACCCTTCAATTCTAATGCCATAGCATCATTTCGATATGGTTGGTCTATGGTCGCCAACGTCTTGCTACAGGATGTGTTTATATAACCTGTAATTCTTTACTCTTTGAatctatagtataattatcAATAATTGTGATAACAGCAATCTGTCGGCGTTCACACACGTTCAAAAGCTGTCAACGACGAGGATGGATTTGGTCTGAACATCGATAGGATTTTGACAtcttcagcctcttcagTATAGAGCCTGGTCCGACTTGTATGTCAGATGTTGTATAATAGAATGTTTTCGAACTATCCGTAACAGCTATGTTATTCATCGCCACCTACACAGTTGTGAAATGATCCATGTGTCAATCTCGCCCGAATGACATTATTCCTTGTTTCACTTAAACCTTTCTTCGAAGAGCAGTGCCAAAGGTAAAGAGACCGAATGCCGAGATGACACTGAGAAGAATAGGGACAGGCTTCCTCAAACGAAGAGCTCGAGGGAACGCCGAGCCTCCAAGAATGACCGACGCGAGCAAGGCAAGCTCAACTCCATAAGATTCCTCGTTCTGGATACGGTAACCACCTAGGACGTCTACAAGTAATTGTTAGCCCCTTCCTTCAGGGCAGCTAGGCAAAAGAGAACTCAAAACTTACACAGAAGTCCAACAGTACAGCCAGCTACGATGGAAGGAACAGATCGTGACTTGGCGTATCCCATGATACCTCCGCCTGCTACCACCGCGCCCATAATGTAGGCAGGAAGCTCAAGGTCATGGTAATTGACGGTGACAGGTGCCTTTGATAATAGATCAGCAAGCTATGTGTGCATATTTGGTGGGCCCAGTACATACCATTTTGTGGAATGATAATATGTAGGCTTAGTATTTCAATTGTTCCTGAaaccttgatgatgaagcaGCAAGCCTGGCCTTTTATTATATGTAGAAGCTGCGGAGCTCTCGGCCATTGACGACATGTACCTAGAGAAGCTACCATAGGGGAAGAGGGGGGTTTTTAAACATGCCCAGATGACAATTTAAGGCTGTTGACTGGCTGTCTAGAATACGCATATGATGTTAGAATTTAATACACTATGTAGGTACTGCTAACATGGTGTCGACAGCCTAATTTTGTCACCTGGGCATGTTTAAAAACCCCCCTAACCCGCGATggtagtgggtagcagaaacatTGGCTTCCTAAGTCGTAGGATACGAAAATAAGCAGTCTAAAGACTGGGGTCTAAGAGGGATGCTCTGACCTTCTAATTTTGTTTCTCATGCTGCCAGAggtcaatttttctgataccctctAGGACCTACGTACCTTCTGAATTAGAGGCTCAGAGTGGGCCTTCCCCCGGGATTCTAGCTCTCGTTCAACCAATCATGTATCTTTACAATTTGGAGCTTTCGTGTCCAGAGGGAGCTCTCCATCTCTGGCTGCTGCCCATTAAACAAACCAAAACCACCAACACGAACATCTAGGTCGAATCAAACATCATCAAACCCCCGCGATATCGACAAATTTATCCACGCAAACAATCAATATTTACATACCGAACAGTACCAGAATCCACACCCTCCACAATCATGGCACCGAAAAAGAACGCTCGCGACACCACCTCCGCGACTGCTGCCACCACCCAGGCCAGTACTAGCACTACTGCGCCTATCCCTCTTGCACCTGAGCAGACCAAGCCTGTTCTTCCCAAGAAGAGCGACGCCAGAGCCGATGTGCAGTGGGACCAGATCCCCCAGACTATCTACAATCACTACATCAATGAAACTCCCCAACGTATCATGCTACTTGATATCTTTCTAGTGTACCTAGTCGTTGTGGGTGCAATCCAGTTCGTCAACTGTGCCATTGCCGGCACTTTCGTACGTATCAAAGAACTCCCGTTCAAGTTTGCAAATACTGATACTCTTCCAGCCTTTCAACGCTTTCCTGTCCGGTTTCGGTGTGACGGTAGCACAGTTCGTTTTCACAGGTAAGCTTCCATAGCGAATAGCTCGAGACTACGGATATTGATTTGTTCCAGTTGGCTTGCGACTTCAAACAAACGAGGCAGTTCCTACTGATTGCGTAGACATTTCGCCTGAGAGGTTTGTTTTTATCTTTGTCGGAAACGAAATGGCAACTAACAGCGTAACAGGTCGTTCGCCGAGTATGTCACTGTCAGCGTCATGGTGCATATCTTTGCTATCAACTTCATTAACTAGGGTCGTGCTGAAGGCGATTCGATGCAATTGGAATTGGAGGGCCTGCTAGGTAGTGTGCGATCAAGACGACCGCCCACGATGTTCTTTTAAAGCTTTACCCATAGATGGAGGAATAGAACAGAACAATCATTAAAAAGGGGAATCATTAACACATCCTATTTTGCCGTCTACTCATTGCGCTTCTTCGCTATTGACCTGAGCCTCTGGCTTGGGCGAGTCTCTGGGAGGGCCTGCTTTTGGTGGAGGGGGTGCTGGTGAATTCCTTGCTGACGGCGCATTGTCCACGGCCcgactcttctcttcctcctccttgaaATAATCATCCATTAATGGGTTGGGACCATGACCATGGCGCTCTTTCTTCTTGCCTCCTCTTGGCGGGGCACTTGGAGGGGCGTTGCCTATCATCTGAGCAGGCACTAGGAAGTCTCCTGTGGGAGGGGGTGGAAGTCCTGAGCCTGCAACAACAGGCACAAACACATCCTCGCTCTTCTCGTTGATAGCTCCGTCAAACATGGTCTCGCCAGGGGCATCAACAGGCTCACTTAGAGGAGGTGGTATCCTGTGAAGAGCGCCATATCCAAGAACACATCCTAACGCACCCTGACCACCCCAATCCCGGCTAGGCTGTATCGTGACTTCTCGTGTGACGTTGTATTCGTTGTTGTAAACCCAGATGCGCATCGGCCGTCCGATAAAGTCCTCGACGAGCTCGCCCAGGCCGCCTTCTCCATACAGCGCACCTTCGGGGCTGCCAAGGATATAGTCACTGTACGGCAAAAGACCGGCGACGTCAGCGGGCGAGTTGGCCGGGACATCCAGAACATGCCAGATATTGgcagcaagagcaagaggGGCGTACTGCAAAGACAGGCCGAGGGATGCAGTGTCTGGCGCAACGGGAGCATGAATCTCCCTAGTTCTCTGGCCCTAAAAATTGTCAGCTACTGACGCATGGACTTGAGAAGAGAGGCAGGTCATATACCTTTGCACTCCATAGCCCCAGGGTAACTGTGCTGCCCGCACAGTTCCTCACTTCCTGGCTGAAGAGAGCAGGTTCAGGGTCCTCCTACAACAATTGTTAGTGATAAATGTATCTGGAAAAGATTTAGTGTATGATCCTGTACAATAGGTCTCCCGTTAATTCCAACAATGAAATCGAACCAGGGCTCGATGGCCAGCTCCAAGTTAGTGTTGCGCAACACCTGGAAGCCGAACGAGCCTCGCTCTTGTtgccgctgctgctggacGTCTCCGTCAAGGCGCGATATGAAACGATTCAGCGCATTAAACATGGCTCTTCTAGTGTATGCACCAGACTATATAGAAAGTGTTGGGAAACTTTGAGATCGAAAAGGCAGGGGGCTGTTTGGTTTTTGGGTCAGATGGAAATAGGAATCGAAGTTCAAGGGCGGGCCATTGAGCAAGCTGTCACCATGGATTGCTCAGGTATCGCTGGTAGCCTTGCAGCGTGCCAAGCCCACTGATCTAAATGTGGAGCACACTGTGGGGAGCTTCAAGACAGCCTCGCGCTCAAATTCAACGTCCAAGTTCACTTTGTAACTTACTCGCGACAAAACATCATTTTCAAACTAAACCCGAGATGAGTTTTATCTAGCATGAATCATTCTATCATCTCGATTCACAGGTGAAAAACAGGTATTCCAACAGAAAATATGGCAGCAGAAAACTCTGGATATTCGATGAAGCCTGCTGAAGAGCTGCCTCTCACCGATAAGTGCCACCATTACGAAGGAAAGCATGAGGTACCGTGGGATATTCAAAAGTGAGTAGAGTCATTCTTTCCGGTTCATTGGCGACTAACGTGCTCAGGTATTTTTCACAGCGCTATTCCatcttctccctctacgatTATGGAGTTTACATGACAGACGATGCTTGGTTTGGTGTAACACCCGAGCCAGTAGCAAAGTGAGTTCTCATACTCCATTCGCTTTCCCCAAACTCATGTTATTCTAGTCAAGTCGCCAACGATATGTACGGTActgatgagaagaagcacATTCTCATCGATGTCTTTGGTGGCGCAGGCGGCAACACTATTGCCTTTACCCTTTCGCAGCGCTGGAGTCGCGTTATCTCTATCGAGCGCGATCCCTCAACACTCGCCTGTGCTCAAAACAATTCCAAAGTGTACGGTGTTGAGCCCGGCTTAGTCACATGGATCCTTGGGGATAGTTTCGAATATCTCGACAAATTATTCAACCGTCCAGAAGAGTTGCACCCTGACCTGAGAGTAAATCTTGACGAGACAGTATTGTTTGCGAGTCCACCATGGGGAGGTCCTGGCTACCGCACTGACGAGGTGTTCAATTTGTACAACATGCAACCGTACAATCTTGACGATTTGCATAACGCGTACAATAGATTGGATCATGCCCTTTTCCTGCCCAGGACGAGCGATATTCGACAGATTGCAAAACTGGCACCTCCAGATAGAAAAGTCGAGGTTGTACAGTACTGTATGGAGGGAGCTAGCAAGGCCTTGGTAGCTTACCTTCCAAGCAAATACTCCAAGAAAAGCGAGTAAGGATGCCCTTTGAACGGATTGTCAACCCATGTTATAAGTAGGTATATATAGAATCTAAAAAGACA is part of the Fusarium poae strain DAOMC 252244 chromosome 4, whole genome shotgun sequence genome and encodes:
- a CDS encoding hypothetical protein (BUSCO:57794at5125); the encoded protein is MSTAAAGQVPAKKQQDLQVTYSNYKNTLQQIAQRIGDIEQEAEEHKLVLETLEPLSEDRKCFRLINGVLVERTVKDVVPALKTNQEGLRKVLEDLVKQYKTKQDDLEKWKKKHNVQVVQQ
- a CDS encoding hypothetical protein (BUSCO:60346at5125), which produces MHPHLHTKNALACEEVIAALEQCHAQGFMHKAVGSCNTAKERVNECLKIERSKMQAENRNAARAKRDKIKEQQPDDSEFDDSGLTVDSIQYVL
- a CDS encoding hypothetical protein (TransMembrane:4 (o13-31i38-56o62-79i91-108o)~BUSCO:56806at5125) translates to MAPVTVNYHDLELPAYIMGAVVAGGGIMGYAKSRSVPSIVAGCTVGLLYVLGGYRIQNEESYGVELALLASVILGGSAFPRALRLRKPVPILLSVISAFGLFTFGTALRRKV
- a CDS encoding hypothetical protein (TransMembrane:3 (i76-95o101-119i140-158o)~BUSCO:58496at5125) — encoded protein: MAPKKNARDTTSATAATTQASTSTTAPIPLAPEQTKPVLPKKSDARADVQWDQIPQTIYNHYINETPQRIMLLDIFLVYLVVVGAIQFVNCAIAGTFPFNAFLSGFGVTVAQFVFTVGLRLQTNEAVPTDCVDISPERSFAEYVTVSVMVHIFAINFIN
- a CDS encoding hypothetical protein (BUSCO:37246at5125), which codes for MFNALNRFISRLDGDVQQQRQQERGSFGFQVLRNTNLELAIEPWFDFIVGINGRPIEDPEPALFSQEVRNCAGSTVTLGLWSAKGQRTREIHAPVAPDTASLGLSLQYAPLALAANIWHVLDVPANSPADVAGLLPYSDYILGSPEGALYGEGGLGELVEDFIGRPMRIWVYNNEYNVTREVTIQPSRDWGGQGALGCVLGYGALHRIPPPLSEPVDAPGETMFDGAINEKSEDVFVPVVAGSGLPPPPTGDFLVPAQMIGNAPPSAPPRGGKKKERHGHGPNPLMDDYFKEEEEKSRAVDNAPSARNSPAPPPPKAGPPRDSPKPEAQVNSEEAQ
- a CDS encoding hypothetical protein (BUSCO:40715at5125), encoding MAAENSGYSMKPAEELPLTDKCHHYEGKHEVPWDIQKYFSQRYSIFSLYDYGVYMTDDAWFGVTPEPVANQVANDMYGTDEKKHILIDVFGGAGGNTIAFTLSQRWSRVISIERDPSTLACAQNNSKVYGVEPGLVTWILGDSFEYLDKLFNRPEELHPDLRVNLDETVLFASPPWGGPGYRTDEVFNLYNMQPYNLDDLHNAYNRLDHALFLPRTSDIRQIAKLAPPDRKVEVVQYCMEGASKALVAYLPSKYSKKSE